A region of Thermococcus barossii DNA encodes the following proteins:
- the fdhF gene encoding formate dehydrogenase subunit alpha, with protein sequence MFIGGSVSELKTVVCPYCGFGCRLLVDPRTMRVKPYKGEPNRGKLCPKGLHATEFVLSGDRLKRPLRREGVRIRPISWGQAIDEIANRLLEIRELYGPDAVAFIASSKVSNEENYLLQKIARLFGTNNIDNCARLCHEASVHALKMVVGAGTQTNPYEDLERFGVILIWGYNPAETHPVVMDYISRAKKNGAKIIVVDVRETTSMAFADYGLVIKPGTDIALANAMMHVIIREELYDDEFIRTRTTGFSEIRMAVRKYTPEYAEKVTGIPGETIRKVAREFALAGSGAIMWGMGLTQHVSGVENVLAVIDLALLLGYIGERGGLYPMRGQNNVQGAAYMGALSEFLPGYVPLTDERFRKRVAKIWGVEDLPTERGLYLTELWEAIENGDVRALYIVGENPAVSEANFARVREALRKLDLLVVQDIFMTRTARYAHYILPASAFCEKDGSYMNSERRIQWSHKVCEPLGDSKPDWEILTMLGRALGLPGFDYASLEEITAEYFRLFPELEDRSVEELKTGEGIFLPRKRLHTWEFSTPDGKARLIAVERISPWEKPDSEYPFILTTVRLISHYNTGEMTLRSPSLVRFMGEPKVFMNTMDARKLGIDDGDWVEIETRRGRVRMRVKLGKVPPGVVAVPFHFKANRLTSEALNKAGTPEFKFSACRVRKLGNNL encoded by the coding sequence CTGTTCATAGGTGGTAGTGTGAGCGAGCTCAAGACGGTCGTGTGTCCCTACTGCGGCTTTGGCTGCAGGCTTCTCGTCGACCCCAGGACGATGAGGGTAAAGCCGTATAAAGGTGAGCCGAACCGGGGAAAGCTGTGCCCCAAGGGACTCCACGCAACCGAATTTGTTCTCTCGGGGGACAGACTCAAGCGCCCCCTGAGGCGTGAAGGGGTCAGGATAAGGCCAATAAGCTGGGGGCAGGCGATTGATGAGATAGCCAACCGCCTTCTGGAAATCAGGGAGCTCTACGGCCCAGATGCCGTTGCGTTCATAGCCTCCTCCAAGGTCAGCAACGAGGAGAACTACCTCCTCCAGAAGATAGCGAGGCTCTTCGGCACCAACAACATCGACAACTGCGCGAGGCTGTGTCATGAAGCTTCTGTCCATGCGCTCAAGATGGTCGTTGGGGCCGGAACGCAGACCAACCCCTACGAGGATCTGGAGAGATTCGGGGTTATACTAATCTGGGGCTACAACCCGGCCGAGACCCACCCCGTTGTCATGGACTACATCAGCCGTGCGAAGAAGAACGGAGCGAAGATAATCGTGGTGGACGTGAGAGAAACCACGAGCATGGCTTTCGCCGACTACGGGCTGGTGATCAAACCCGGAACCGACATAGCCCTTGCCAACGCAATGATGCACGTGATAATCAGGGAGGAGCTCTACGATGACGAGTTCATAAGGACGCGGACAACAGGCTTCTCCGAGATAAGGATGGCCGTGAGGAAGTACACACCCGAGTACGCCGAGAAGGTCACGGGGATTCCGGGGGAGACGATTCGAAAAGTTGCACGGGAGTTTGCCCTCGCGGGGAGCGGTGCGATAATGTGGGGGATGGGCCTCACCCAGCACGTTTCTGGAGTGGAGAACGTTCTGGCCGTCATAGACCTCGCTTTGCTCCTCGGGTACATAGGTGAACGCGGCGGCCTCTATCCCATGCGCGGCCAGAACAACGTCCAAGGCGCTGCATACATGGGTGCCCTCAGTGAGTTCCTGCCCGGCTACGTCCCCCTCACGGATGAGCGCTTCAGGAAGCGCGTGGCGAAGATATGGGGCGTGGAAGACCTCCCAACGGAGCGCGGTCTCTACCTCACCGAGCTCTGGGAGGCCATCGAGAACGGCGACGTCAGGGCGCTCTACATCGTCGGTGAGAACCCCGCCGTCAGCGAGGCTAACTTTGCCCGCGTTAGAGAAGCGCTGAGAAAGCTCGACCTGCTCGTCGTCCAGGACATCTTCATGACGAGAACTGCCCGCTATGCCCACTACATCCTTCCGGCCAGTGCCTTCTGCGAGAAGGACGGCTCCTACATGAACAGCGAGAGGAGAATCCAGTGGAGCCACAAGGTCTGTGAGCCTCTGGGGGATTCAAAGCCCGACTGGGAGATTCTGACGATGCTCGGCAGAGCCTTGGGACTTCCGGGGTTTGACTACGCGAGTCTTGAGGAGATAACCGCCGAGTACTTCCGCCTGTTCCCCGAGCTGGAGGACAGGAGTGTCGAGGAGCTGAAGACCGGGGAGGGCATCTTCCTGCCGAGGAAGAGGCTTCACACATGGGAGTTCTCAACCCCCGACGGAAAGGCCCGGCTCATAGCGGTGGAGAGGATATCACCGTGGGAGAAGCCGGATTCCGAGTATCCCTTCATCCTGACGACGGTCAGGCTCATAAGCCACTATAACACCGGCGAGATGACGCTGAGGAGCCCCTCGCTGGTCCGGTTTATGGGTGAGCCCAAGGTCTTTATGAACACCATGGACGCCCGGAAGCTCGGCATCGACGACGGGGACTGGGTGGAGATAGAAACGAGGCGCGGCAGGGTGCGCATGAGGGTGAAACTGGGGAAGGTTCCTCCAGGAGTTGTGGCGGTTCCATTCCACTTCAAGGCCAACAGGCTGACGAGCGAGGCACTGAACAAGGCCGGAACGCCGGAGTTCAAGTTCTCGGCGTGTAGGGTGAGGAAGCTCGGTAACAATCTTTAA
- a CDS encoding antitoxin family protein yields the protein MSKVIVALYRGDVLIPLEKLDLPPGVKLRIRIEGVEGRDELKELGYLKLLQEGDDAEELFEI from the coding sequence ATGTCCAAGGTGATAGTTGCCCTCTATCGTGGGGACGTCCTGATACCCCTTGAAAAGCTTGACCTTCCCCCCGGTGTCAAGCTGAGGATAAGGATTGAGGGAGTGGAAGGACGGGACGAACTCAAGGAGCTCGGTTATCTAAAACTTCTCCAGGAGGGCGATGACGCTGAGGAACTCTTCGAAATTTAG
- a CDS encoding type II toxin-antitoxin system PemK/MazF family toxin yields the protein MLELPFTNYVGSKLRPVLVVSSDELNAISDDIVVLKITSQSHFAEFQVELSEKDLVFGKLKKRSYVDCSSVFTVEKSLVIKCIARLSEEKLDEVKETLRRTFSL from the coding sequence CTGCTCGAACTGCCTTTTACCAACTACGTTGGGAGCAAGCTCCGGCCGGTTCTCGTGGTCAGCTCCGACGAGCTAAACGCCATAAGTGACGACATCGTTGTGCTCAAAATCACGAGCCAGTCGCACTTCGCCGAGTTCCAGGTTGAACTTTCGGAAAAGGACCTCGTTTTCGGAAAGCTGAAAAAGAGGAGCTACGTGGACTGTTCGTCGGTCTTCACGGTCGAAAAATCACTCGTGATAAAGTGCATAGCTAGACTCAGCGAGGAAAAACTCGATGAGGTCAAGGAGACGCTGAGGAGAACCTTTTCCCTCTAA
- the purF gene encoding amidophosphoribosyltransferase: MREKCGVFAAKTENAARKAYYALIALQHRGQESAGISVWKHRIRTVTGRGLVSEVFRNGELAKLKSSTAIAHVRYSTSGSLTETQPLEAVCCGKRVAVAHNGTLTNFLPLRRHYEKLGLKFSHSVDSEVLGVSFLWHLRETGDEFEAMREVFNEVKGAYSVAFLLDGKIIVARDPVGFRPLSYGNGDGHYFASEDSALRLFVDDVRDVKPGEVFLVSEDGVESKVLARESHHHCVFEYIYFARPDSTIDGVNVYLARVRMGQELAKESPADGDVVIAVPDSGRAAALGFSQVSGIPYSEGLIKNRYIGRTFITPGQFYRELKVKLKLSPVREVVEGKSVVLVDDSIVRGTTMKRIVAMLRGAGAREVHVRIASPPIRHPCYMGIDIPTRHELIAAFGSVENVRKTIGADSLAYLSVDGLKKAVGRRDLCLACLTGEYPEWAFRF, translated from the coding sequence ATGAGGGAGAAGTGCGGGGTCTTCGCAGCAAAAACCGAAAACGCAGCAAGGAAGGCCTACTACGCGCTCATAGCCCTCCAGCACAGGGGACAGGAGAGCGCCGGGATAAGCGTGTGGAAGCACCGCATACGGACGGTGACGGGGAGAGGACTCGTCTCAGAGGTCTTCAGGAACGGCGAGCTGGCAAAGCTCAAATCCAGCACGGCGATAGCCCACGTCCGATATTCAACCTCCGGTTCACTGACCGAAACCCAGCCGCTCGAGGCAGTCTGCTGCGGGAAGAGGGTAGCCGTTGCCCACAACGGAACCCTCACTAACTTCCTTCCCCTCAGGAGACACTATGAAAAGCTGGGCCTCAAGTTCAGTCATTCAGTTGACTCCGAGGTTCTCGGCGTTTCTTTCCTCTGGCATCTGAGGGAGACCGGCGACGAGTTCGAGGCGATGCGGGAGGTTTTTAACGAGGTTAAAGGCGCCTACTCCGTTGCGTTCCTCTTAGATGGGAAGATAATCGTCGCAAGGGACCCAGTGGGATTTCGCCCGCTGAGTTATGGAAACGGAGACGGCCACTACTTCGCCTCAGAGGACTCAGCGCTGAGGCTCTTCGTTGATGATGTGAGGGACGTGAAGCCCGGGGAGGTCTTTCTGGTCTCGGAAGACGGGGTTGAGAGCAAGGTTTTGGCCAGAGAGAGCCACCATCACTGCGTTTTTGAATACATATACTTCGCCCGCCCGGACAGTACCATAGACGGTGTAAACGTGTACCTCGCGAGGGTTAGAATGGGGCAGGAGTTGGCAAAGGAGAGCCCGGCAGATGGGGACGTCGTTATAGCCGTTCCTGACTCCGGGAGGGCAGCTGCTCTAGGCTTCTCCCAGGTCAGCGGGATTCCCTACTCCGAGGGGCTGATAAAGAACCGCTACATAGGGCGGACGTTCATAACCCCCGGCCAGTTCTACCGTGAGCTGAAAGTCAAGCTCAAGCTCTCCCCGGTGAGGGAAGTCGTTGAGGGGAAGAGCGTCGTGCTGGTCGATGATTCAATCGTCAGGGGGACGACCATGAAGCGCATCGTCGCCATGCTGAGGGGGGCGGGCGCGAGAGAGGTGCACGTGAGGATCGCCTCACCCCCGATAAGGCATCCCTGCTACATGGGCATAGACATCCCGACGAGACACGAGCTCATAGCGGCCTTTGGAAGTGTCGAGAATGTGAGAAAAACCATAGGCGCCGACAGTTTGGCTTACCTCAGCGTCGATGGGCTGAAAAAGGCCGTGGGGAGGAGAGACCTCTGCCTGGCGTGCCTCACCGGCGAGTATCCGGAGTGGGCCTTCAGGTTTTAG
- the purC gene encoding phosphoribosylaminoimidazolesuccinocarboxamide synthase has product MQVYEGKAKKVIPLDDGKVIMEFKDDATAFDGKKKAQFKGKGWLNAQISAVLFKVLEEKGVKTHFIGVAGENRLIVERLEMYPLEVVVRNVVAGSLKKRLPLEEGTELPEPIVELYYKDDSLGDPMINHHHAKILGVSEEEIREMERIALKVNDVLREYFAERGIILVDFKLEFGKNGRGEIVLGDEISPDTCRFWDAETKESLDKDVFRFDRGDLINAYEELYRRLTGA; this is encoded by the coding sequence ATGCAGGTTTATGAAGGTAAGGCCAAGAAGGTTATCCCGCTCGACGATGGAAAGGTCATAATGGAGTTCAAGGACGATGCTACAGCTTTCGACGGCAAGAAGAAGGCCCAGTTCAAGGGGAAGGGCTGGCTCAACGCCCAGATAAGCGCGGTTCTCTTCAAGGTCCTCGAGGAGAAGGGGGTTAAGACCCACTTCATAGGCGTCGCCGGTGAGAACAGGCTCATCGTTGAGAGGCTTGAAATGTACCCGCTTGAAGTTGTCGTCAGGAACGTCGTTGCCGGCAGCCTTAAGAAGCGCCTTCCGCTTGAGGAGGGAACCGAGCTGCCGGAGCCAATAGTCGAGCTCTATTACAAGGACGACAGCCTCGGCGACCCGATGATAAACCACCACCACGCAAAGATTCTTGGCGTGAGCGAGGAGGAGATTAGGGAGATGGAGCGCATTGCCCTTAAGGTTAACGATGTCCTGAGGGAGTACTTTGCCGAGCGTGGAATCATACTGGTCGACTTCAAGCTGGAGTTTGGCAAAAACGGGAGGGGCGAGATAGTGCTCGGCGACGAGATAAGCCCGGACACCTGCCGCTTCTGGGACGCGGAGACAAAGGAGAGCCTCGACAAGGACGTTTTCCGCTTCGACAGGGGCGACCTCATCAACGCCTACGAGGAGCTGTACAGGAGGCTTACGGGGGCTTAG
- the purM gene encoding phosphoribosylformylglycinamidine cyclo-ligase: protein MLTYAQAGVDDEKTSQALRGLIDLAKATFEFRRGKPGEPAENLGHYAALLDFRDFYLAMTTDGVGTKVLVAEAVGKFDTIGIDMIAMNVNDLLCVGAEPVALVDYLAVKEPDEKVFGEIAKGLHEGARQAGIAIVGGETAVMPDLINGLDLAGTAIGVVDREKVITGGKIEPGDAVIGIASSGIHSNGLTLARKLLIPKYGLDYEYGGRKLWEWLLEPTRIYVRAVLELLESVEVHGLAHITGGGLTNLKRLTGYGFRLKMPPIDGIFKLVHENGVPLEEMFRVFNMGVGMIAIVPPKEKEEALDILGKHFESFELGTVREERGIIVENYGVRL from the coding sequence ATGCTGACCTACGCCCAGGCTGGAGTTGATGACGAAAAAACCTCCCAAGCGCTGAGGGGACTTATAGACCTCGCAAAAGCGACCTTCGAGTTCAGGAGAGGAAAACCCGGCGAACCGGCCGAGAACCTCGGCCATTACGCAGCTTTACTTGACTTCCGTGACTTCTACCTTGCTATGACGACCGATGGAGTTGGAACCAAGGTGCTCGTTGCTGAGGCCGTTGGAAAGTTCGACACGATAGGGATAGACATGATAGCCATGAACGTGAACGACCTGCTCTGCGTTGGGGCGGAGCCGGTTGCTCTCGTCGATTATCTTGCCGTAAAGGAGCCGGACGAGAAGGTTTTTGGGGAAATAGCAAAGGGCCTCCACGAGGGGGCAAGACAGGCGGGAATAGCGATAGTCGGCGGGGAAACGGCGGTTATGCCCGATTTGATAAACGGCCTCGACTTGGCGGGAACCGCTATCGGCGTGGTGGATAGGGAGAAGGTCATCACTGGAGGGAAGATAGAGCCCGGCGATGCGGTTATTGGCATAGCGAGTTCGGGAATCCACTCCAACGGCCTGACCCTTGCAAGGAAGCTTCTAATCCCTAAATACGGCCTCGACTACGAGTACGGGGGCAGGAAGCTCTGGGAGTGGCTCCTGGAGCCGACGAGGATTTACGTGAGGGCAGTTCTTGAGCTGCTGGAAAGCGTTGAGGTTCACGGGTTAGCACACATAACCGGGGGCGGGCTGACCAACCTCAAGCGCCTCACGGGCTACGGCTTCAGGCTGAAGATGCCACCCATTGATGGTATATTCAAGCTCGTCCACGAGAACGGCGTCCCCCTAGAGGAGATGTTCAGGGTTTTCAACATGGGCGTTGGCATGATAGCGATAGTCCCGCCGAAGGAGAAAGAAGAAGCCCTCGATATTCTCGGCAAACACTTTGAGAGCTTTGAGCTGGGAACGGTCAGGGAGGAGCGGGGGATAATCGTTGAGAACTACGGGGTAAGGCTTTAA
- the purT gene encoding phosphoribosylglycinamide formyltransferase 2 codes for MIKPRDELGTAMTDSAQKIVLLGSGELGKEIAIEAQRLGVEVIAVDRYANAPAMQVSHRSYVGDMKNADFLWSVIERERPDAIIPEIEAINLDALFELEKDGYFVVPNAKATWIAMHRERTRETLAKEAKVPTSRYAYATTLDELYDACEKIGYPCHTKAIMSSSGKGSYFVKGPEDVPKAWEVAKKKARGSAEKIIVEEHIDFDVEITELAVRHYDENGEIVTTFPKPVGHYQIDGDYHASWQPAEISEKAEREVYRIAKRITDVLGGLGLFGVEMFVKGDKVWANEVSPRPHDTGMVTLASHPTGFSEFGLHLRAVLGLPIPGEWVEGYRLFPLLTLAATHVIKANVSGCSPRFRGLSKALNVPNATVRLFGKPEAYPGRRLGVALAWDTDVQKAKKRAEMVAHSVELRTRSSEWHSQDYERRKHII; via the coding sequence ATGATTAAGCCCCGCGATGAGCTCGGAACTGCTATGACCGATTCTGCCCAGAAGATAGTGCTCCTTGGAAGCGGCGAGCTTGGAAAGGAGATAGCCATCGAGGCCCAGCGCTTGGGAGTTGAAGTTATCGCCGTTGACCGCTACGCCAACGCCCCGGCGATGCAAGTTTCTCACCGCTCCTACGTCGGCGACATGAAGAACGCTGACTTCCTCTGGAGCGTCATCGAGCGCGAAAGGCCGGATGCGATAATACCGGAGATAGAGGCCATAAACCTCGATGCACTCTTCGAGCTTGAGAAGGACGGCTACTTCGTCGTCCCGAACGCAAAGGCAACTTGGATAGCGATGCACCGCGAGAGGACGAGGGAGACGCTCGCGAAAGAGGCTAAAGTTCCGACCTCACGCTACGCCTACGCAACAACTCTCGACGAGCTCTACGATGCCTGCGAAAAGATCGGCTACCCCTGCCACACCAAGGCCATAATGAGCTCCTCCGGCAAGGGCTCCTACTTCGTGAAGGGACCGGAGGACGTTCCAAAGGCCTGGGAGGTGGCCAAGAAGAAGGCCCGCGGCAGCGCCGAGAAGATAATCGTCGAGGAGCACATAGACTTCGACGTTGAGATAACCGAGCTTGCCGTCAGGCACTACGACGAGAACGGTGAGATCGTTACCACCTTCCCGAAGCCGGTCGGCCACTACCAGATTGACGGCGACTACCACGCAAGCTGGCAGCCGGCGGAGATAAGCGAGAAGGCCGAGCGAGAGGTTTACCGCATAGCCAAGCGCATCACCGACGTTCTCGGCGGCCTCGGCCTCTTCGGCGTCGAGATGTTCGTTAAGGGCGACAAGGTCTGGGCGAACGAGGTCTCCCCGAGGCCCCACGATACGGGCATGGTAACCCTTGCCTCCCACCCGACCGGCTTCTCGGAGTTTGGACTCCACCTCAGGGCGGTCCTCGGCCTTCCGATACCCGGCGAGTGGGTTGAAGGCTATCGCCTCTTTCCGCTCCTGACGCTGGCCGCTACACACGTCATCAAGGCCAACGTTTCAGGCTGCTCCCCGCGCTTCCGCGGTCTTTCAAAGGCCCTCAACGTCCCGAACGCGACTGTGAGGCTCTTCGGGAAGCCGGAGGCATACCCTGGTAGAAGGCTAGGTGTCGCTTTAGCGTGGGATACGGATGTTCAGAAAGCGAAGAAACGCGCCGAGATGGTCGCCCATTCCGTTGAGCTTAGAACCAGGAGTTCAGAGTGGCACTCCCAGGATTATGAGAGGAGGAAACACATAATTTGA
- the purE gene encoding 5-(carboxyamino)imidazole ribonucleotide mutase: MKVLVVMGSRSDSHIAKKVTPVLDEFGIEYDVEVASAHRNPKKVEELAKKDYDVFIAIAGLSAALPGVIAAHTVKPVIGVPVSAKLGGLDALLSIAQLPPGIPVAAVGIDNGKNAALLAIEILALQNEELMKRLEEYRERMRA, encoded by the coding sequence ATGAAGGTGCTCGTGGTTATGGGAAGCAGGAGCGACTCCCATATTGCGAAAAAGGTAACCCCGGTTCTCGACGAGTTCGGCATCGAGTACGACGTTGAAGTTGCCTCGGCCCACAGGAATCCGAAGAAGGTTGAAGAGCTAGCTAAGAAGGACTACGATGTTTTCATAGCGATAGCGGGCCTGAGCGCAGCTTTGCCAGGAGTCATAGCGGCGCACACGGTTAAGCCGGTCATAGGCGTTCCTGTTTCAGCAAAGCTCGGCGGCCTAGATGCTCTCCTCAGCATAGCCCAGCTGCCGCCGGGCATTCCCGTTGCAGCTGTGGGAATAGACAACGGAAAAAACGCGGCACTGCTGGCGATCGAGATCCTGGCACTCCAGAACGAAGAACTCATGAAGAGGCTTGAGGAGTACAGGGAAAGGATGCGGGCATGA
- the purD gene encoding phosphoribosylamine--glycine ligase: MKVLLVGGGGRENAIGEALVRGGAELYVVSKHRNPGLARLAKEYGLARETDVPRVLEFAEKWGIEIAFIGPESPLERGIVNALEEKDIPAVGPTREAAQLETNKAFARSLMERHEIPGRKLFRVFEDVSEMREWIDDFGKPVVVKPLGLTGGKGVKVVGYQLEDNEEAKAYAEELIGKDGKVLIEERTDGVEFTFQVFTDGKKVIPMPLAQDYPHAYENDEGPITGGMGSYSCANGLLPFVTREDYEKALETLKATVEAMRKEGIPYRGILYGQFMLSRDGPVIIEYNARFGDPEAMNVLPLLRTSLLEVADGIVDGRLRKAEFENKATVVKYLAPRGYPVSPVKGVKVEVNEGAIVEAGARLYYASIDESFTLLGSRAIAVVGIAESLDEAESIAQNAIGHVRGELFYRRDVGTRKSVEKRIETLRKLGKDFEPNSC, from the coding sequence ATGAAGGTTCTGCTCGTTGGAGGCGGCGGTAGGGAAAACGCCATAGGTGAGGCCCTCGTAAGGGGCGGTGCGGAGCTCTACGTCGTTTCAAAGCACAGAAATCCCGGGCTGGCAAGGCTGGCAAAGGAATACGGCCTGGCCAGGGAAACCGATGTTCCCAGAGTTCTTGAGTTTGCGGAGAAGTGGGGGATTGAGATCGCGTTCATAGGACCTGAGTCACCCCTGGAGAGGGGAATCGTAAACGCCCTCGAGGAGAAGGATATCCCTGCGGTGGGGCCGACCAGAGAAGCTGCACAGCTCGAGACCAACAAGGCCTTTGCCCGCTCCCTCATGGAGCGGCACGAGATTCCCGGCAGGAAACTCTTCAGGGTCTTTGAGGACGTTTCCGAGATGAGGGAGTGGATAGACGACTTCGGAAAGCCCGTCGTTGTGAAGCCCCTTGGCCTGACGGGCGGTAAGGGAGTTAAGGTCGTTGGCTACCAGCTGGAGGATAACGAAGAGGCCAAAGCCTACGCCGAGGAGCTCATCGGGAAGGACGGTAAAGTCCTCATCGAGGAGCGCACCGACGGCGTCGAGTTCACCTTCCAGGTCTTTACGGATGGAAAGAAAGTGATTCCGATGCCCCTTGCCCAGGACTACCCCCACGCCTACGAGAACGACGAGGGACCGATAACCGGGGGCATGGGGTCATACTCATGCGCGAACGGCCTGCTGCCCTTTGTGACGCGCGAGGACTACGAAAAGGCCCTGGAGACGCTCAAGGCGACGGTCGAGGCGATGAGGAAGGAAGGAATCCCCTACAGGGGAATCCTCTACGGCCAGTTCATGCTCTCCAGAGATGGTCCGGTTATAATCGAGTACAACGCCCGTTTCGGCGACCCCGAGGCGATGAACGTCCTCCCGCTCCTCAGGACGAGCCTGCTTGAGGTAGCCGATGGAATCGTGGATGGGAGGCTGAGAAAAGCGGAGTTCGAAAACAAAGCCACCGTCGTCAAGTACCTCGCACCGAGGGGCTATCCAGTCAGTCCCGTGAAGGGAGTGAAGGTCGAAGTGAACGAAGGAGCCATAGTCGAAGCCGGGGCAAGGCTCTACTACGCCTCGATCGATGAGAGCTTCACGCTCCTCGGCTCGCGCGCCATAGCGGTCGTTGGAATCGCCGAATCCCTCGATGAAGCCGAGAGCATAGCCCAGAATGCCATTGGCCACGTGCGTGGTGAACTGTTCTACAGGCGCGACGTTGGGACTCGGAAAAGCGTTGAGAAGAGAATCGAAACCCTGCGGAAGCTTGGAAAGGATTTCGAGCCGAATTCATGCTGA